The sequence below is a genomic window from Polyangiaceae bacterium.
TTGGTCTTGGCCGCAGCAACGGCCCTGTTCTCCCGCTGAGCGGCTGGCGTCTCGGCGCGGTTCGGTGTACCAAGCGGCCGGTGACGAAGCCGCGCAGCATCTTCGCCCCGGACCTGTTTGCAGAACAGGTTGCCGTCGTCACCGGCGGCGGCACCGGAATCGGCCTCGCGGTCGCGTCCGAGCTGGCCAGCTTGGGGGCCAGCGTGGCGATCGGCAGTCGCAAGCAAGAGAACGTCGACAAGGGCGTCGCTGCGCTGGGCGGCTCCGCCTTCGGCCACGTGTTGGACGTGCGCGAGCCGGAGAGCTGCGAGGCTTTCGTCCGTGCCGCGCTGGAACGCTTCGGCAAGATCGACGTGCTGGTGAACAACGCCGGTGGCCAGTTTCCATGCCCGGCGCAGAACCTCTCGCCGCGGGGCTTCGAGGCGGTGATCAAGAACAACCTGAGCGGCCTGTTCTTCATGACCCACGCCGTGGCCAATCTCGCGATGCTACCGGCAAAGCGCGGACGCATCGTCAACGTGATCGCGGACATCGCCCGCGGCTTTCCCGGCATGGTGCACACCGGCGCCGCCCGGGCCGGCGTCGAGAACATGACCAAGACCCTGGCGGTGGAGTGGGCCGCCCATGGCATTCGCGTGAATGCTTGTGCTCCCGGCACCATTCGCTCCAGTGGGACCGCGCAATACGGCGAGGAAACGCTGGAGCTCGCGCGGCGCGCGGTTCCGCTCAAGCGGCTCGGTTCCGTGGAAGAGGTGAGCCGTGTGATCGTGTTTCTTTCCAGCGACCAAAATGACTTCGTGACGGGCTCCACCTACTACATTGACGGCGGCGGCTCGCTCTGGGGCGACGTGTGGCCGATCGAGGAACCGCAGAC
It includes:
- a CDS encoding SDR family oxidoreductase — translated: MTKPRSIFAPDLFAEQVAVVTGGGTGIGLAVASELASLGASVAIGSRKQENVDKGVAALGGSAFGHVLDVREPESCEAFVRAALERFGKIDVLVNNAGGQFPCPAQNLSPRGFEAVIKNNLSGLFFMTHAVANLAMLPAKRGRIVNVIADIARGFPGMVHTGAARAGVENMTKTLAVEWAAHGIRVNACAPGTIRSSGTAQYGEETLELARRAVPLKRLGSVEEVSRVIVFLSSDQNDFVTGSTYYIDGGGSLWGDVWPIEEPQTQS